The sequence below is a genomic window from Humulus lupulus chromosome 3, drHumLupu1.1, whole genome shotgun sequence.
aataccataaaaccttacttcccaaagtgtttgataagcttatgatgatcaagcttatgattccccaacccaggtatttaactctcacactctcctagcaatcttgcagcctctgaacttagagtaaaaggtgaataatggctgggtactaggtcctatttatagagttctaggaataaaaatcttctttttagctttgaataaaaataataaatttaattgaaaatatttgaatatccttcagctaaaggcttaggaattgttcaaatttttcagagagatttaaggattcaaagcttgatttttaaaataataaaaacaaatagaatcctaacttctaactccctaaatctcgtaactctaaactccccttcagtaaaatcaagacgctgtagaactccgatttggactctctttatactgttagaaagctcattaaattatctacaacttttaataaatactatttttcgaaattcctaatataactgggtcaaaaacaggttggaagttacagtaccctaaagttacgaaaaatctatttacaacctaattcacaaataaataaaattgtgacaattatcatgctcctatcagattttggtgaatactaagtcttatatttctcttattttatcattaaaataataattccttaataatcattcataagacaagtgttactatcttattgggtttatctaaaccttataatataataaatatcatcatcaatatcagtcatattaatcaaaccttaggttaaaattaatatttttaaactataggttaaacttagaaaatctacaagtactactatgagtgtccaaataaatcccggtctgaaccaaaaatccacagttacaaagataatgctataaatactataatactactatctaactagctaagtaaagttcttggactctacaccattCAAACAACaaggttaaaggcttagaattcataccgttgatgcaatttcgaccttgatccatttcctagacctccttagcttgctcatcctcaaagcttgcccagaaattccctaaagttcccatcaactcagctcaaaacacagctcaaaccagccaaacccttaaaactgaaatttctaaaaacttacctcaaaagttgatgtgttcttgctaatccttgccaaatcttcgaGTCTAactcaagatccttgatgctcagcctaacatTGCTTTCCACTaagttttgctccaagaaatttgaagagaaatggagctagaatgcacaaaccgccccttttggaaaaaacccctctgttttctctctttttttttccttcctttttctttcttttccacagccatataactctctctatcaatcccactaagtataaaaagCCTCAATTAATCTATCTCTAAaaatccaattgaccaaaatgccctccctattaattctaaacccttttgttcacatagggccattttagtcattttacccaattcccgctaattcctcaagtgtctctactattctcccgttgcttcccaatacctgataaatcaccacttaatattcctcgatatcaaaattaacctcaatatattctctaaatttcctgCTTATACctccaggcttaacccaagccgggtataaatctccgcctcgacttttccgctagtctgctctctgggatcgtctcgagtcacaaatcaccgATACATCCACACcacaatgtggtctcgacaatcatcacatatcaatacagttatgcccagaATGACCaagattacaattatgcccttctaacacaatcagtgcctacatgcatactaatacacatagtcatgcatctcaaatagtcaaatagtcatataacatgctttaaattataatcatgcatttaactcattaaggtcacacataaatcccatcatgccctcctggcacgctaatcaaggcccttaagccttattagcgaatttgggtcgttacacttgtcTTAGAAGTCATATACAGAGAAAGTGCTTAAGAGGTTTAATATGCTTGATGCAAAACTAGTCAAACTTCCTATAGCATGTCATTTCATACTTTCAAACGAGTAGTCACCAAAGACACAAAAAGAGAATGATCAAATGGTCAAGATTCCATATGCAATGGCAGTATGATGTTTGATGTATCAAATTGTGAGTTCAAGACCCGATTTAGCTCACGCTTTAAGTATTTTGAGTAGATACATGGCTGATCCAAGTGTACCACATTAGGAAGAAGTTAAGTGGTTGTTGAGATATGTGAAGGGGACAATGGATTATGGTCTCATCTTTAGAAGAACAAAAGGTGAAGTGAGTCTAGATGGGTTTGTAGAGTCGGATTATGCGGCAAATAGAGATACTAGAAAATCTCTAACTTCCTATGTGTTTACTGTGTGCAAGGGATGTGTGAGTTGGAAGTCTCACTTCATTCAGTGGTTGCTTTATCAACCAtagaagcagagttcatagcagCAACTGAAGCTTTCAAAGAAGTCATATGGCTGCAATGGTTATTGAAAGAGATAAAGGTATTGAAAACTGAAGATATAGTTTACTCAGATAGCCAACCTGCAATCAATTTGTGTAGGAACCCAGATTACCATGAAAAGAGTAAACATGTTGATGTTAGGCTCTATTGGGTAAGGGACAAGCTTGAGGAGAAAGTTGTTTAATTAGAGAAGGTTTCTACAGATGATATATTGtcaattaattatcttttttaaagagattttttttatttgtgaatGTAGGAATATGTTATTGGTCTTTCATAAACCATAGGAATTGATGTTATTATTTGTGAAActaaatttatatatacatatatatatatatatatataaatgtttaattTAGCTAAAGGACCTAAATCATAATGAATTGGAAGAATCTTATGCACAATATTGAAATTCTGGTTATTAAGTTACTTTGCTACAATAATTGGAGTCACTATTTTGCATCAAAAGAGAATTCAATAATTCatcatgtaatttttttttttttgttaattaaattttgttgttttataattttcatcATTTTGGTTTTATCTAATTAATTGTCTCAGTGAGTAACtagtttagtaaattaatttttatctTTTAATTCTTGTTAAAATAATTCTCATACTTACACTTAATTACTTGTCAATTGTGTATATATGCTTGCACATtacaaaaatatcgcaacaattACAAATGgacaaaaataatatatttaaaattcaaCACAATCTAAATTAATGATAATAACAACATCGCAATTACTCATAATAATAAGTGCattgaatatatattatatgaacatatatatttCAAGCTGCAATAATAAATATTCAAGAAGTttaatgaattatatatatatatatatgtatatatacgtTACAATCAAGCAAGGTGTGTATGAAGACAagcatataaataaaatatagttCACACGATTGCACACAAATGAAGAAATAAGTCTAAAAAgacatttaaaatataatatcagTAAGAATATAACagatttaaaatataatatcatCAAGTCTTAATTTTGCTTAAACTCACAGATTTGACAACATACAAGCATAATTAAGCTAAATAATACATTCAATTAAGCAGTCTTTCCTGTATGTTTACTACATATGTTTTGGCCTTTCTAACTATCATATATAATTGTCTGCGCATTAAAATTAGTTTGATTAGAAAAtaaattatgtagtttactacaTATGTCTTGGCCTTTCTAACTATCATATATAATTGTCTGCGTATTATTATTAGTTTGATTAGAAAATAAATTATGTAGTTCATTCATTCCTATATGGAGAAATATATGTACAACTaattctatatattttataatttatttccaAATAAGTGGATAATGTTTAGAAATAGCACCAAATATATAAACTCATTCCTCTGTTGCGTCATACATTCACAAAAACAATATTGAACAAGAAGAAAAGATTTAAGGTAGCGCAGCCAAATAGCTCATTAGCAAGTtagcaattatatatatatatatatatattattacgaCAAATTATTAAACAGCGCAGCTTTCTTCATCATCTGGGAGATGAGATagtacatgcatgcatttatagCAATCTGATATCAAACCACAACACGCTCCATCGCTATATAAATACACACATACACATATCATTCTAAACCACACTACTACTCTCACATCTACATATCTAAAACCATATTAACAATTacaaactataatcatatatacatgGCTTCCAGTAACATTTCTTTCATGATGAGCTTCATTCTCTGTCTTTGCCCACTGATCATGTTCATATCCTCAGCTTCTGCAACGACAACTACATCTTACAATGTATTGATGGGGTTTGGGGCAAAACCCAATGGCCTCACAGACTCCACCGAGGCATTCCTGCGTGCATGGGACGCTGCATGTGCCTCTACAGACGCCGCCCTCATATACGTCCCCAAAGGCAGGTATCTGCTTCGCCCGCTGGCCTTCAAGGGTCCCTGCAAAAGCCCCCATATCACCTTCCGAATAGACGGCACCCTCGTCGCCCCGCCGGACTACCGAGTGTTGGGCGGAGCTGAGAACTGGCTTAACTTTCAAAGGGTCAGCGGCGTTTCTATTGTCGGTGGTGCGCTTGATGCCCGAGGCCCTGCCTTGTGGGCTTGTAAGGCCAATCCAGCCAACTCATGTCCCAGTGGAGCCACGGTACGTAATTATTTCTTAGAAACTAAGTAGAGAGAAAGTTATGATAAGTTGTTTAATCACTACGTACTCACACATATACTATTTGCATGCAGACACTGAGCATTACATACTCCAAGGATATCAAAATCACCGGACTGATGTCGTTGAACAGCCAAATGTTCCACATTGTGATAAACCATTGTCAGAATGTGGAGATGAGAGGAGTCAGAATCATTGCCCACCGTGACAGTCCCAACACCGACGGCATCCACGTTCAGCTCTCCAAAAATGTTGTCATCTCCAACTCCTCTGTAGGAACTGGGGACGACTGCGTTTCCATCGGCCCTGGCACTCAGAATCTCTGGATCGAACGCATGGCGTGTGGTCCTGGTCATGGCATCAGCATCGGGAGCCTGGCTAAGGACATGGATGAGGAGGGAGTCCAAAATGTGACTGTGAAGCAAGTTGTTTTCACAGGCACTCAGAATGGAATTAGGATCAAATCGTGGGCCAAGCCCAGCACAGGCTTCGTCAAAGGTGTTCACTTCTCGAACATCGTCATGAGAAACGTCCAAAATCCAATCATAATTGACCAAAATTACTGCCCAAGCCACGTCAATTGCCCAACTCAAGTAATTATATTAAAACTACAACTAGCTTTGCTACTATTAAGTACTTCATAATATTAAGTTGTTTGATCATgtgttttatatattttataggTGTCTGGTATAAAAATCAACGACATAAGTTACCGAAACATCAAAGGAACATCTGCAACAACAGTAGCAACGAAGTTCGATTGTAGCTCTAGAAATCCATGCAGTGGAATCAGATTGGAGAATGTCAACTTGACTTTCCAAAACAAACCAGCTCAATCCCTCTGCACCAATGCCAAGGGAATGTCTTTTGGCACCGTTCTACCATATAGTTGCTTATCAACTTGatctttattatttttcatttcttTGTATCATAAATCATTTCATTATTTGTTGTATATTATCCATTATTTTTTTCCTTAAAGCACATTATTTATTTGTTGTATATTTAATTGTCATACCAATTCTTAAGAATATATTGTAACATTCACGTGTTCATATAATTAACTCTATTAATTAGAAATTTCAAACTATATTGTTTGCtttattactatttcttaaatttaagGTTCACTCAAGTCATGAAAGTATACTTATTCTATTTTAACGTAGTTTTTAGTTTTGGGATAATGGAGTTGTTTAGAACAAGTAAAAGCCTAATTTAGCTGAAATTGAAAATTGTTTttcccttataataataaatatacaatGTTCTTGGCATTTTTAAAAGAAACAGGATAAACAAGGTAGAAAAATTAAAGGTAAATTTATTTAATGGTCAGAACAATGAAAACAATTTGAACAATTAAGGTAATCTATATCCATTATTCAAAGAAGTCATTACAAATTCAGTATATATCATTCAGATTCTAATAGCCAAACATGGTCAACAATGTCTAAATTTTTGCGTCAATTTTGGGGACCATAATGTTTCTACATTTATAGAAAAATTCACCTATGCAGATTGCATAGAACCTATCTATTAGTAAGAAAGGATGTACACGACCAACCTCACCAAAATTCAtattcctttctctctctcagcTCAGCTGCTATGATATCACCGTGTCCACCTCCAAAAGAAGAACACAACGATAACAGTGAATAGCATGCCAGCATACTTGATCGATCTATCGACCCGCTGCCGCCTCTCAATCAGCTTCAACACGGTGTTGGACAGCCCCACTGTGTTAAGAACATCCAGTGCTTTCCTTTGTGCCCTCTGAGCCAAAAATCAATACCTGCGTCAATTTTCGTtccatttctttttctttatatGGATTCACACATTTATAAACAAACCCTATTGTGTTTTGAAATACATGAGAATTCTTATactaatcaataaaaaatttatacAGAACAGAGCTATAACGCCTACTGTGAGGAACTGGACCAACTGTGAGTTCAAGTTCACAATTATAAAAAGAGGTAGGCTGCTACAGAGAACTATAATAGGAAAAAGGTAGGCTGCTACAGAGAACTATAATAGGAAAAAAATTCAGATGACGATTATTTTCTAAGATTATGCCAGTAACACGTCAGCATTTGCGTAGAAAGCATCAAGGCACAAGCAGCGCGGACAAAATTTTCCATCAAAACCAAGGGCCATCTAAAAGTCACTTAAAGAACATCCACTAAAGCAATATATCGGAACCATGAACACAAAAGTAAAAGGACAGAATATCCCATTCCTTATACATGAGGCACTATACTATAGTACCGCATAGCCCTATTTGTACTCCTAGTCTTCATTGTTTGTATTCCTAATACATATCAATCTGATGTTAAACATGTTTATGATGGAGAATTTTGCATTGCAATCTGTAGATTTATTTCTGTGCATTGATTATCTATGTTGCATCTTTTTAGTTCTACATGAATCTTGCACCTTAATTCGATTCTTAATGTATGCAGAGAGCTAGAATGCGTTTATAAGAACATTGTTAACGATTAACGGTTATTCAGACAAAAACAAAGTCGATATAATACTCTTCTTGAATGGTTAACGTAATTGAAATATACCTTGAGGCGTTCTCTTTGCTCTGAATATTTGAAAAGAATGGCCTCTCCAGTGGCACTAGCTTCTTCAAGCATGCGAGAAGAATTTCGAACTGACTGCATTGCTTGTGCTTCCTCATCGAAAATTCTCAAAATATGAGAAGAATCACCATTCTATACATTGAACCACCAAAAAAACAAGAACCCATTAGACAGAAAttgaaaattaataaattaaaaataagaaaattattataaatatttacatacaGCTCTTCCAATCAACTCTGCCCTCTCTCTAGCTTCGTTTGCCCTCTTCTGAGTTCTTAGAAAATACTTGTCCAAACTTTGTTTTAAAGACTCAGCCTCCTCCGCTACTTGTTCAACCTTTCTGCGCACGATCCCATTATTTTAATTAAGCACAATTTTTCTTCAATCATAGATTCTATATAAGTACATATCAATCAAGATTTGGATTTAACACATTGCAAACTATAGTATAATTAACAATGTAATCAAATAATCCGGATTGGTTGAAAAAGATAATCTAACTCCATCAAGAACCCTAATTATGAAATTGACGGCATGCTAAGATCGAAATCGAATCTGAAACagtagagagaaagaaagaaagaaagacctTTTCCAGAGATCGCGCTGGGACTTGGCAGCCACGGAGCGCCATAGACGGTCCATATCGACGCAGAGGGACTGGATCTGAGCGATGTCTTTCTTGACGGAGAAAGACAGTTCGGGGGAATCGATGGCGGTGGAAGTGGAAGAGTACTCAAGACGTTCGAGGCGTTCAAGGCCATCTCTCGTCCTGATAAGGAGTTTCTTGGCGCTCTGGTACATCTCCGATAGCGTAACGCCGCCACCCAATTCGACGGCCATTGTCGTGTTCGATCGGAGTTCTGATTTGATTTCGAAGCTCTGCACGTTTGATCAGTAACTTGGTTTTAATGAAATTTGGGAATAAGGCTGGCCACCTCAGCCGTCCAATAGCGTTTCGCCACGTCATCTCTTCATCCTTTTAtgttgtgtttttcttttccTGTAAGAATATAACCGTTAATTATATGGGATTTACTGCGGTTTGTCTTgtcttactattttttttaagacCCGAACTATTACTTTTTACCTACTGATTTTTGACAAAATTCTCACAGAAGTATAACAATTATTATAAATGTGTCCTTTTTGTTatattttgttcatttttttaaattgtttgctAATCTAATCACTAACTACAGGTATAATTTTAGTATCAGTATCTATTTACTTAACTTATATAATCGAAACCGATTTTATTGGCattaaacatataaacattaGTTCTAGGAATGTTGatatatattttcataatttGTCATTAGACTAccatttatgcatatattttctgTCTGGAGTATTGAATTATATTATATTAGCGTTATATCAAGTTACAACAACAAAATACTTAAAAAATGAATGAAATGCAACTGAAAGAGGACATTTGCAATGGTTATAATAGCTCGGgggtattttttcaaaaaaaaaagtttaggcGGCAAAACTTTACAAGGATCAAAGTTTTGGgagaaaaaattatatttattcttttttatatatataccatTTGCATATTttaattttgacaaattacttttagaataatttatttcataaaaatattgaAATAAACATCTAAACTTAATTTTcacaaagaaaaaataatatatgAGAAGACAAGTATTAGGCAGAatgattatatttttattttgaattgttagtttagtaaattatttattattttaattaaaaaacatttCACTCAATTCGAATTTAGgagaaccattttacaaaacacaatatctaaaaaatatttgTCAAAATAGAAGGCCAAACAATTAATAGAACAAAACAAATGATGCAAAAAAGAATAATATAAattcttttttttcttaaaaaaaatctttCTTTTCTATaaaataattgtaataaaaaattaatgcttttgttttttttgtgGTTGGTCCTATGAAGATGTGTTACATGCTTTGTTCCTATGtcctttatttattaaaatttaaaaaaaattgtccaATTTTTTTAAGCATTGTTAAGTCTAGATTTCAAAAACAATCATGCTATCATTGAACATGGTTGAGATTTTCCAATCTCTTCTTTTTATTGTCTCCAATCAATTTTATAAGGGCTAGTTGAAACTTGAAAGGGCAACTGTTACAActtcttctttctctttttttttttttctttctttttatttatttatttatttttcttttgtaaagcTTCTGTGAAACTTGTATTGGTGGCTCAAGATAAACTTCTCTCTTTTTCCCTGAAACTATACCTGTAAAAGAAAGATCATTACATATTCAACATTGCCAATATAGCACAAGCACTTTTACAATGCATGGCtcctttttttaacaaaattttttCTTCTCTTGGTAAAAAATGGGAGCCAtctcaaaattttatattattgttGGCTAGCTTTGAAAGAATATGTAACACTTAAAAGTAACATTCTTCAAGCTCCACTCTAACAGTGTGAACAGAGCAGATTTATGCAAGGAAATATAAATAAGAGAACACTGTTCACACTAATCAAATGGAGACAAGAAAAACCTTTCCTCTCTATGGTCAATACCCCCTCCTGTAACCCTTCTTGAAATGGTAATTTCTACCCATTTGATCACGACAAACAAAATCAGCGAAAGGTTGAACTACGGTTCCCAGATGCTGGAAAAGCTTTACGCCGTCTACCTTGAGAGAAGTCACCTAACTCCTCATCATTCGATGCTCGACTTTTATCAGACTT
It includes:
- the LOC133824632 gene encoding membrin-11-like isoform X1, whose amino-acid sequence is MAVELGGGVTLSEMYQSAKKLLIRTRDGLERLERLEYSSTSTAIDSPELSFSVKKDIAQIQSLCVDMDRLWRSVAAKSQRDLWKRKVEQVAEEAESLKQSLDKYFLRTQKRANEARERAELIGRANGDSSHILRIFDEEAQAMQSVRNSSRMLEEASATGEAILFKYSEQRERLKRAQRKALDVLNTVGLSNTVLKLIERRQRVDRSIKYAGMLFTVIVVFFFWRWTR
- the LOC133824631 gene encoding polygalacturonase-like is translated as MASSNISFMMSFILCLCPLIMFISSASATTTTSYNVLMGFGAKPNGLTDSTEAFLRAWDAACASTDAALIYVPKGRYLLRPLAFKGPCKSPHITFRIDGTLVAPPDYRVLGGAENWLNFQRVSGVSIVGGALDARGPALWACKANPANSCPSGATTLSITYSKDIKITGLMSLNSQMFHIVINHCQNVEMRGVRIIAHRDSPNTDGIHVQLSKNVVISNSSVGTGDDCVSIGPGTQNLWIERMACGPGHGISIGSLAKDMDEEGVQNVTVKQVVFTGTQNGIRIKSWAKPSTGFVKGVHFSNIVMRNVQNPIIIDQNYCPSHVNCPTQVSGIKINDISYRNIKGTSATTVATKFDCSSRNPCSGIRLENVNLTFQNKPAQSLCTNAKGMSFGTVLPYSCLST
- the LOC133824632 gene encoding membrin-11-like isoform X2, coding for MAVELGGGVTLSEMYQSAKKLLIRTRDGLERLERLEYSSTSTAIDSPELSFSVKKDIAQIQSLCVDMDRLWRSVAAKSQRDLWKRKVEQVAEEAESLKQSLDKYFLRTQKRANEARERAELIGRANGDSSHILRIFDEEAQAMQSVRNSSRMLEEASATGEAILFKYSEQRERLKVLIFGSEGTKESTGCS